The uncultured Cohaesibacter sp. genome includes a region encoding these proteins:
- a CDS encoding ferredoxin, which produces MPSAQIAREDFPSADRIDAAETLPSLQPALFARYGDLSKLRHDFPLVLIDSDDPHPLLRPLSTIVNEALRAATPEGPDGEEVRLQVLKLEQRMRDCVTDGREESLTELWWACEAELVAEAGQVRFGPLDQMLEKARRQIKVDGRVIGCDASTPGKVLGHIWKAMHKNRAKQFRKRVDSLILRMNDILKSDHMKSDEAHGAPALSSAMGLDRDSSIDFSSLSQVLHRARPEDRLPTARVARIKLAIDVLQSQIFFGPGRASYTDPGKAMCYSYVFRSCSEALAAYRERLPSLVALTKALTIAELEVENKYVPSLHDDIFAMFDESDLTAEQMDLLPPAMIYLRDGVTETAEIARVYEALACGLPFKVMIQVDDILGPTTPEPPLNSFGAGTARLASMAMGLNNAFAIQTTSAHLYRMRDALLKGMEYGGPAMFSIYSGATGTVKDVAPYILAAAATESRAFPSFTFDPSAGPDWKSRFTLDNNPQVLNVWPEHDLTYENQIGEWKEERVAFTFGDFAICDERYRRFCHEIGQADWSTDMVPFADWLKVAGETDDVRKPYVLGILAQNRLMRVAVDDKITSAARYCQDAWRGLKELAGIDNSHVKAALLEEKLKREALMKEVAEEAAKQAAPAAAPQPVEPVIEAPVAEEQPEATADPAADGAPWIETPRCTTCNECTQINNKLFAFNDDMQAYVADPDGGTYRQLVEAAESCQVSIIHPGQPRNPDEPNLDELMERAQPFN; this is translated from the coding sequence ATGCCATCAGCACAAATCGCAAGGGAAGACTTCCCGTCAGCGGATCGGATTGATGCCGCTGAAACTCTGCCATCGCTGCAACCGGCGCTCTTTGCCCGCTATGGCGATCTGTCCAAGCTGCGCCACGACTTTCCGCTGGTGCTCATCGACAGTGACGATCCTCACCCTCTGCTGCGGCCCCTCAGCACCATCGTCAACGAGGCGCTCAGAGCCGCAACACCGGAAGGGCCCGATGGCGAAGAAGTCCGCCTTCAGGTTCTCAAACTCGAACAGAGGATGCGCGACTGCGTCACCGATGGCCGGGAAGAAAGCCTGACCGAGCTCTGGTGGGCATGTGAAGCCGAACTGGTGGCAGAAGCCGGGCAAGTGCGCTTCGGTCCTCTCGACCAGATGCTCGAGAAGGCCCGTCGCCAGATCAAGGTCGATGGCCGCGTCATCGGTTGCGATGCCTCGACACCGGGCAAGGTGCTCGGCCATATCTGGAAGGCCATGCACAAGAACCGGGCCAAGCAGTTCCGCAAGCGGGTCGACAGCCTGATCCTGAGGATGAACGACATTCTGAAGTCGGACCACATGAAATCCGACGAGGCCCATGGAGCCCCCGCTCTCAGCTCCGCCATGGGGCTCGATCGGGACAGTTCCATCGACTTCTCCAGCCTGTCGCAGGTCCTGCATCGGGCCCGCCCCGAGGATCGTCTGCCCACCGCACGGGTCGCCCGCATCAAACTGGCCATCGATGTGCTGCAGTCGCAGATCTTCTTTGGCCCCGGTCGCGCATCTTACACCGATCCGGGCAAAGCCATGTGCTACAGCTACGTCTTCCGCAGCTGTTCCGAAGCGCTCGCCGCATATCGCGAACGGTTGCCGAGCCTCGTTGCCCTGACAAAGGCGCTGACGATTGCCGAACTGGAGGTGGAGAACAAGTATGTTCCGAGCCTTCATGACGATATCTTCGCCATGTTCGACGAAAGCGATCTCACCGCCGAACAGATGGATCTGCTGCCTCCGGCCATGATCTATCTGAGGGACGGGGTCACCGAGACGGCAGAGATCGCCCGGGTCTATGAAGCCCTGGCCTGTGGGCTGCCGTTCAAGGTGATGATCCAGGTCGATGACATTCTGGGGCCGACGACGCCAGAGCCGCCGCTGAATTCCTTCGGTGCGGGAACGGCACGCCTTGCCTCGATGGCCATGGGCCTCAACAATGCCTTCGCCATCCAAACCACCAGTGCCCATCTCTACCGGATGCGCGATGCCCTTCTCAAGGGTATGGAATATGGTGGTCCGGCGATGTTCTCGATCTACTCGGGCGCAACCGGAACCGTGAAGGATGTGGCTCCCTATATTCTCGCCGCTGCCGCAACGGAATCGCGGGCCTTCCCGAGCTTCACCTTTGATCCGTCTGCCGGTCCGGACTGGAAGAGCCGGTTCACTCTCGACAACAATCCGCAAGTCCTCAATGTCTGGCCGGAACATGACCTGACTTACGAGAACCAGATCGGCGAATGGAAGGAAGAGCGCGTTGCCTTCACCTTCGGCGACTTTGCGATCTGTGACGAGCGGTATCGGCGGTTCTGCCACGAGATCGGCCAAGCCGACTGGAGCACCGATATGGTGCCCTTTGCCGACTGGCTGAAAGTGGCGGGCGAAACCGACGATGTGCGCAAGCCCTATGTGCTCGGCATTCTGGCTCAGAACCGGCTGATGCGGGTGGCTGTCGATGACAAGATCACCAGTGCGGCCCGTTATTGTCAGGACGCATGGCGTGGCCTCAAGGAACTGGCCGGGATCGACAACTCCCACGTCAAGGCAGCCCTCTTGGAAGAAAAGCTGAAACGGGAAGCTCTGATGAAGGAAGTTGCCGAGGAAGCCGCCAAGCAGGCTGCACCGGCAGCGGCTCCGCAGCCTGTCGAACCGGTGATCGAGGCACCCGTTGCCGAGGAACAGCCAGAGGCAACAGCCGATCCTGCCGCCGATGGTGCTCCGTGGATCGAGACGCCGCGCTGCACGACCTGCAACGAATGCACGCAGATCAACAACAAGCTGTTTGCCTTCAATGACGACATGCAGGCCTATGTCGCCGATCCCGATGGGGGCACCTATCGGCAGCTGGTGGAAGCAGCCGAAAGCTGTCAGGTCAGCATTATCCATCCCGGTCAGCCACGCAATCCGGATGAACCCAATCTGGATGAGCTGATGGAACGCGCCCAGCCGTTCAATTGA
- a CDS encoding pyridoxal-5'-phosphate-dependent protein subunit beta, with the protein MTFVFRPEIADEAALKSVRDSFREHDIRLPLFAELIDPIGHLSGEQAALADVDPDAADARNLLRVHWHNDADRKGLSDVPAHVVLPSELTGVDAQIVILLGDRFPMIRAHKVLPAYACLVQRLVSGHFNPYSDRAVWPSTGNYCRGGVAISRILDCHGVAVLPEGMSRERFEWLEKWTLSDSDIVRTPGTESNVKEIYDACHRLSQEPENVILNQFAEFANYAVHRAVTGAALARVFDAMNIKGDLKLSGFVSASGSSGTLAAGDHLKEVYGASIGVVEALECPTLLYNGYGEHNIQGIGDKHVPLIHNVMNTDYVLGVSEAGPDALNLVFNRPDGLDYLKSYRGVDADVLDSLANFGLSSIANILGAIKLAKYEKLGKDDVIMTVATDGAAMYSTEQPKALQKYFGNRFDTVVAAQAFGAHMLGTSTDHMIEMTRIDRERTFNLGYYTWVEQQGVSLQDFDSRRDQAFWDQLVADLPAWDELIKAF; encoded by the coding sequence ATGACTTTTGTTTTCAGACCCGAAATCGCTGACGAAGCAGCATTGAAATCGGTCCGCGACTCGTTTCGCGAGCATGATATCCGCCTGCCTCTCTTTGCCGAACTGATCGATCCCATCGGGCATCTTTCGGGGGAACAGGCCGCTCTTGCCGACGTCGATCCTGACGCTGCGGACGCCCGCAACCTCCTGCGCGTGCACTGGCACAATGATGCGGATCGCAAGGGTCTCTCGGATGTGCCCGCTCATGTGGTGCTGCCGTCCGAGTTGACCGGTGTGGATGCCCAAATCGTCATTCTGCTGGGTGATCGTTTCCCGATGATCCGCGCCCACAAGGTGCTGCCTGCCTATGCCTGCCTCGTGCAGCGGCTGGTGTCGGGCCATTTCAATCCCTACTCGGATCGTGCCGTCTGGCCGTCAACGGGCAACTATTGCCGTGGCGGTGTCGCCATCTCGCGCATTCTCGATTGTCACGGCGTCGCCGTGCTGCCCGAAGGCATGAGCCGCGAGCGCTTCGAATGGCTGGAGAAATGGACCCTCAGCGACAGTGACATCGTCCGCACGCCGGGTACGGAAAGCAACGTCAAGGAAATTTACGACGCCTGCCACCGTCTCAGTCAGGAGCCGGAAAATGTGATCCTCAACCAGTTTGCCGAATTTGCGAACTATGCGGTTCACCGGGCCGTCACCGGCGCAGCGCTGGCGCGTGTCTTCGACGCCATGAACATCAAGGGCGATCTCAAGCTCTCCGGTTTCGTCTCTGCCTCCGGCTCATCGGGCACGCTCGCCGCCGGTGATCACCTCAAGGAAGTCTATGGCGCCTCCATCGGTGTTGTTGAGGCGCTGGAATGCCCGACCCTGCTCTACAATGGTTATGGCGAACACAACATTCAGGGCATCGGCGATAAGCATGTGCCGCTCATCCACAATGTGATGAACACCGACTATGTCCTCGGCGTTTCCGAGGCAGGCCCCGATGCCCTCAACCTCGTCTTCAACCGCCCCGATGGCCTCGACTATCTGAAAAGCTATCGCGGCGTCGACGCCGATGTGTTGGACTCTCTGGCGAACTTCGGCCTGTCCTCGATTGCCAACATCCTCGGCGCGATCAAGCTCGCCAAATACGAGAAGCTCGGCAAGGATGATGTCATCATGACGGTGGCGACTGATGGCGCAGCGATGTATTCGACCGAGCAGCCCAAAGCTCTGCAGAAATATTTCGGCAATCGCTTTGACACGGTCGTTGCGGCACAGGCCTTCGGTGCGCACATGTTGGGCACCTCGACCGATCACATGATCGAAATGACCCGCATAGATCGTGAGCGCACCTTCAACCTTGGCTATTACACCTGGGTCGAGCAGCAGGGCGTTTCCTTGCAGGATTTCGACTCGCGCCGGGATCAGGCCTTCTGGGATCAGCTGGTCGCCGATCTTCCTGCCTGGGACGAATTGATCAAGGCATTCTGA
- a CDS encoding N-carbamoyl-D-amino-acid hydrolase gives MSRPLTVAAAQLGPIARDEPRSAVVKRMLALMQEAHEKDVDLIVFPELALTTFFPRWYFEDQADVDAFFETEMPGLETQALFDKAKELQIGFYLGYAELIKDPAGDRHFNTAILVDKTGEIIGKYRKIHLPGHEENETWRPFQHLERRYFETGDLGFGTYEGFGGTMGMCLCNDRRWPETFRVLGLKGAELVMIGYNTPLHYPPAPEHDHLQDFHNHLSMQAGAYQNGTWVVGVAKAGKEEGCDLIGKSCIIAPTGEIVAVAETLGDELITHVCDLDRCDEIRKNVFDFRRYREPENYTPITEAKEK, from the coding sequence ATGTCACGCCCTTTGACCGTTGCCGCCGCCCAGCTTGGCCCCATTGCGCGCGATGAACCGCGCAGCGCCGTTGTCAAGCGCATGCTGGCCCTGATGCAAGAAGCGCACGAGAAAGATGTCGATCTCATCGTCTTCCCCGAGTTGGCGCTCACGACTTTCTTTCCGCGCTGGTATTTCGAGGATCAGGCTGACGTCGACGCTTTTTTTGAAACCGAGATGCCCGGACTGGAAACTCAGGCCCTGTTTGACAAGGCCAAGGAGCTGCAGATCGGTTTTTATCTCGGCTATGCGGAATTGATCAAGGATCCTGCAGGCGACAGGCACTTCAACACCGCCATTCTTGTCGACAAGACCGGCGAGATCATTGGCAAGTATCGCAAGATCCATCTGCCCGGCCACGAGGAAAACGAAACCTGGCGTCCGTTCCAGCATCTCGAACGCCGCTATTTCGAAACCGGCGACCTCGGCTTTGGCACCTATGAGGGCTTTGGCGGCACGATGGGCATGTGCCTGTGTAACGACCGTCGCTGGCCCGAAACCTTCCGCGTGCTCGGCCTCAAGGGGGCAGAGCTGGTGATGATCGGCTACAACACGCCGCTGCACTACCCGCCCGCACCGGAACATGATCACCTACAGGACTTCCACAATCACCTCTCCATGCAGGCTGGCGCCTATCAGAACGGCACATGGGTCGTCGGTGTCGCCAAGGCTGGCAAGGAAGAGGGCTGCGACCTCATTGGCAAGTCCTGCATCATCGCCCCGACCGGGGAAATCGTGGCGGTTGCCGAAACCCTCGGTGACGAGCTGATCACCCATGTCTGCGATCTCGATCGCTGCGACGAGATCCGCAAGAATGTCTTCGACTTCCGCCGCTATCGCGAGCCGGAAAATTACACGCCAATCACAGAGGCGAAAGAAAAATGA
- a CDS encoding Zn-dependent hydrolase, with product MSEPTRKNMRIDLDSLMNRLMTLGQDGALEGGGVCRLALSDTDKLGRDRVIGWMKELGLTVSVDRIGNMIAVLPGKEDLPPVMIGSHIDTVATGGLYDGNLGVLSGLEVINSLKQSGYIPRRPIAVGAFTNEEGSRFAPDMMGSAVDRGTLDLNEALAIKDAEGFVVGEELSRIGYAGEAEPGHITPHCFFELHVEQGPVLEEEGEVIGVVTGVQGISWTEFTITGVSNHAGTTPMRLRHDAGYAAAAIAVAARRIAGEIGGYQVATVGVTELDPNLVNVIARTARITVDLRNTDEALLQKAESLLKAAVDEIAESEGVTISSRTLARFEPVAFAPEMVDLIEATAKDLGLSTRRMPSGAGHDAQMFAPHCPTTMIFVPSQGGISHNIEEYTAPEHLHAGANVLLQAVLAKADEE from the coding sequence ATGAGTGAGCCAACAAGAAAAAACATGCGCATCGATCTCGACAGCCTGATGAACCGGCTGATGACACTCGGTCAGGACGGAGCGTTGGAAGGTGGCGGCGTTTGCCGTCTCGCGCTCAGCGATACCGATAAGCTCGGCCGAGACCGTGTCATCGGATGGATGAAAGAGCTCGGTCTCACGGTGAGCGTCGACCGCATCGGCAATATGATCGCCGTCCTGCCGGGCAAGGAAGACCTGCCCCCTGTGATGATCGGTTCCCACATCGACACGGTCGCCACAGGCGGCCTGTACGACGGCAATCTGGGTGTCCTCTCCGGACTTGAGGTCATAAACAGCCTCAAGCAGAGTGGATATATTCCCCGCCGCCCGATTGCCGTCGGTGCCTTCACCAACGAGGAAGGCTCCCGTTTTGCCCCTGACATGATGGGCAGCGCGGTGGATCGCGGCACGCTCGACCTCAACGAAGCGCTCGCGATCAAGGATGCCGAGGGCTTCGTCGTTGGCGAAGAATTGAGCCGCATCGGCTATGCCGGTGAGGCTGAGCCCGGTCACATCACTCCCCATTGCTTCTTCGAACTCCATGTGGAGCAGGGACCCGTCCTTGAAGAAGAGGGCGAAGTAATCGGCGTCGTGACCGGGGTGCAGGGGATTTCCTGGACCGAATTCACCATCACCGGCGTCTCGAACCACGCAGGCACGACCCCCATGCGCCTGCGCCATGATGCGGGCTATGCCGCTGCCGCCATCGCCGTTGCCGCCCGCCGTATCGCAGGTGAGATTGGCGGCTATCAGGTGGCAACCGTCGGCGTGACAGAACTCGACCCCAATCTGGTCAACGTCATCGCCCGCACCGCTCGCATCACCGTCGATCTGCGCAACACCGACGAAGCCCTGCTCCAAAAGGCGGAAAGCCTGTTGAAGGCCGCCGTTGATGAGATCGCAGAGAGTGAAGGCGTGACCATTTCGTCACGCACACTGGCCCGCTTCGAGCCTGTGGCCTTCGCGCCGGAAATGGTCGATCTGATCGAGGCGACCGCTAAGGATCTGGGCCTGTCGACCCGCCGCATGCCTTCAGGCGCTGGCCATGACGCACAGATGTTCGCGCCCCATTGTCCGACGACCATGATCTTCGTGCCCTCTCAAGGGGGCATCAGTCACAATATCGAGGAATATACCGCACCGGAGCATTTACACGCCGGGGCCAATGTTCTGCTGCAGGCGGTGCTCGCCAAGGCGGATGAAGAATAG
- a CDS encoding diaminopropionate ammonia-lyase produces the protein MIKIGMKRLAKNPNAARTLPPLPFEQDGLDTARKVVRSWAGYAPTPLCSLSDLAAELDVGAIYFKDESPRFGLGSFKPLGGAFAVSRALSRALTEETGNEDPDLFSDKARAFAAKMTITAATDGNHGRSVAWGARMYGCRCVIYVCASVSQKRRDAIAAYGAEIREVDGSFDDAVRKAGETAASEGWHVIPDTSDGETVVAPRDVTQGYMLVVDEALEQLKGERPITHIFLQAGVGGMASASAARFWQAYGENRPVTVIVEPDQCACWYESLLAGEPVAVTGETDSAMAGLACGEVSLIAWDVLKTGADHMVTLGDEVVEPMMRYLAQKGGDARPVIAGETGISGLAGLVATASNPDARKALGLGPDSRIFVINSEGDTDPEAYCRIVGKSAEEVLSQ, from the coding sequence ATGATCAAGATCGGAATGAAGCGGCTGGCCAAGAACCCAAACGCTGCACGCACGCTCCCCCCTTTGCCCTTCGAACAGGATGGGCTCGATACGGCTCGCAAGGTTGTCCGCTCCTGGGCAGGCTATGCGCCGACGCCCCTGTGCTCGCTTTCCGATCTGGCCGCAGAGCTCGATGTCGGCGCCATCTATTTCAAGGACGAATCCCCACGTTTCGGACTTGGCAGTTTCAAGCCGCTCGGCGGTGCCTTTGCCGTCTCGCGTGCCCTCTCTCGGGCACTGACCGAAGAAACAGGCAACGAGGATCCCGATCTCTTTTCCGACAAAGCGCGAGCTTTTGCTGCCAAGATGACAATCACCGCCGCGACCGATGGCAACCATGGCCGCTCGGTCGCATGGGGCGCCCGCATGTATGGCTGTCGCTGCGTGATCTATGTCTGCGCCTCTGTCTCGCAAAAGCGCCGCGACGCAATCGCTGCCTATGGCGCGGAAATTCGCGAGGTCGACGGCAGCTTTGATGATGCTGTGCGCAAGGCTGGCGAGACAGCCGCGAGCGAAGGCTGGCATGTGATCCCCGACACCTCGGACGGTGAGACGGTGGTCGCCCCGCGCGATGTCACCCAAGGCTACATGCTGGTGGTTGACGAGGCGCTGGAACAGCTCAAAGGTGAGCGACCCATCACGCATATCTTTCTTCAGGCCGGTGTCGGCGGCATGGCCTCGGCAAGCGCCGCCCGCTTCTGGCAGGCCTATGGCGAGAACCGTCCCGTGACGGTGATAGTCGAACCCGACCAATGCGCCTGCTGGTACGAGAGCCTTCTGGCAGGCGAGCCTGTTGCCGTGACCGGCGAGACCGACAGCGCCATGGCGGGCCTTGCCTGCGGCGAGGTTTCCCTCATCGCGTGGGATGTTCTGAAAACCGGAGCAGACCACATGGTCACCCTTGGCGATGAAGTGGTCGAGCCAATGATGCGCTATCTGGCGCAGAAGGGTGGCGATGCCCGCCCTGTCATCGCGGGCGAGACCGGCATTTCGGGCCTCGCCGGGCTGGTGGCCACCGCCTCCAACCCCGACGCCCGCAAAGCGCTGGGCCTTGGCCCCGACAGCCGAATTTTCGTTATCAATTCCGAAGGCGACACCGATCCGGAAGCCTATTGCCGGATCGTTGGAAAATCAGCAGAAGAGGTGCTCTCCCAATGA
- a CDS encoding DctP family TRAP transporter solute-binding subunit, which yields MSFISKLKTLTLGAAALSLMAGSALAADVTIRIGHLNPADPTESHSGAMTAVFKSLVETASGGDIEVKLFPNGQLGKDNEVIQQVRDGIVESAISSAGGIAQHYPLVGVFDIPFAFPNIYVSNKVMSLDSDFGKKFAADMEAKTGLHTLSMLDSGGFFAFTNSKKPIKTVEDMEGLRIRTMTLPTHQAMVNSLGGQATPLPWAEVYTALQTGVADGQMNPIPIIAFAKFDEVQKYLSITNHVITPYIWTINKDFYEGLSPEHKAIVDWAAEVATESGRGISRIIEASSKGLPKLAEKMEVNAVTPEEAAKFAASAQPAVRKLIEENYGAEGVEMLNAMLADIDKYK from the coding sequence ATGTCATTCATCTCCAAGCTGAAAACGTTGACGCTCGGCGCTGCTGCCCTGAGCCTCATGGCTGGTTCCGCACTGGCCGCCGATGTGACCATCCGCATCGGTCATCTGAACCCGGCCGATCCGACCGAGAGTCATTCCGGCGCCATGACCGCAGTCTTCAAATCCCTCGTTGAAACTGCCTCTGGCGGCGACATCGAAGTCAAGCTGTTCCCGAACGGCCAGCTCGGCAAGGACAACGAAGTCATCCAGCAGGTCCGTGACGGTATCGTCGAATCCGCAATTTCCTCGGCCGGTGGTATCGCCCAGCACTATCCGCTGGTTGGCGTGTTTGACATCCCGTTTGCCTTCCCCAACATCTATGTTTCCAACAAGGTGATGTCTCTCGACAGCGACTTCGGCAAGAAATTCGCCGCCGACATGGAAGCCAAAACCGGTCTCCACACCCTGTCCATGCTGGACTCCGGCGGCTTCTTTGCCTTCACCAACTCCAAGAAGCCGATCAAAACCGTCGAAGACATGGAAGGTCTGCGCATCCGCACGATGACCCTGCCGACCCATCAGGCCATGGTCAACTCCCTTGGCGGTCAGGCAACCCCTCTGCCTTGGGCTGAAGTTTACACCGCCCTTCAGACCGGTGTTGCCGATGGTCAGATGAACCCGATCCCCATCATTGCTTTTGCGAAATTCGACGAAGTCCAGAAATATCTCTCGATCACCAACCACGTGATCACCCCGTATATCTGGACCATCAACAAAGACTTCTACGAAGGCCTGTCGCCCGAGCATAAAGCCATCGTCGACTGGGCTGCTGAAGTGGCAACCGAATCCGGTCGCGGCATTTCCCGCATCATCGAAGCCTCTTCCAAGGGCCTGCCGAAACTCGCGGAGAAAATGGAAGTCAACGCTGTGACCCCGGAAGAAGCTGCCAAATTCGCAGCCTCGGCCCAGCCTGCCGTGCGCAAGCTGATCGAAGAAAACTACGGTGCTGAAGGTGTTGAAATGCTCAACGCCATGCTCGCCGACATCGACAAGTACAAATAA
- a CDS encoding TRAP transporter large permease, with the protein MIFVAVTFFGLLALGMPVGYVLGIAGMVGIMDMGGGKFLSMAPDRMFAGLDLFPFLAMPFFILAGEIMNKSGITTSLVKFADALVGWLRGGMAHSNMVASVMFAGLTGAATADAAAFGNTLVPAMVKQGYTKPFACAVTAAGSIIGPTIPPSTLAVIYGSLMGVSIAGLFAAGILPGLLICLICMAVIAALGDKLNLPKSKQRPSLILILKAFRSSLLALILPVFILGSILGGIATPTEAASIAVAYALFVGGVIYRALTFADLYEMLVRTTRITGVVFLIIATASILGWWLTFNQIPQAIADYFLSVSDNPKVIIGMIVLLLLFIGLFMDINATLIILAPVLAPLTMEIGMNPVHAGIMIILALNISLMTPPVGACLFVLASVTKEKIENITKSLWPFLLAEVAILMLVAFWEDMTLFVPRLLGF; encoded by the coding sequence ATGATTTTTGTAGCCGTTACCTTCTTCGGTCTTCTCGCGCTCGGCATGCCGGTTGGCTATGTCCTCGGTATCGCTGGCATGGTCGGCATCATGGACATGGGGGGCGGCAAGTTCCTCTCTATGGCGCCTGATCGCATGTTTGCCGGGCTCGATCTCTTTCCCTTCCTTGCCATGCCCTTCTTCATTCTCGCTGGCGAGATCATGAACAAGTCCGGCATCACCACCAGTCTGGTCAAGTTCGCCGATGCCCTCGTTGGCTGGCTGCGTGGTGGCATGGCTCATTCCAACATGGTCGCATCAGTGATGTTCGCGGGCCTCACCGGCGCGGCAACTGCCGATGCCGCAGCCTTCGGCAACACGCTGGTGCCCGCCATGGTCAAGCAGGGTTACACGAAGCCCTTTGCCTGCGCCGTGACCGCCGCCGGATCGATCATTGGCCCGACCATTCCGCCCTCGACCCTTGCGGTCATTTATGGCTCGCTGATGGGGGTCTCGATTGCGGGCCTCTTTGCCGCTGGCATCCTGCCCGGTCTCCTCATCTGCCTTATCTGCATGGCGGTGATTGCCGCGCTTGGCGACAAGCTGAACTTGCCCAAATCCAAGCAGCGCCCGAGCCTGATCCTCATTCTCAAAGCCTTTCGGTCGAGCCTTCTGGCCCTGATCCTGCCGGTCTTCATCCTCGGCTCGATCCTTGGCGGTATCGCCACGCCAACCGAAGCCGCCTCCATTGCCGTGGCCTATGCGCTGTTCGTCGGCGGCGTGATCTATCGTGCACTGACTTTTGCCGACCTATACGAAATGCTGGTGCGCACGACCCGCATCACCGGCGTGGTCTTTCTGATCATCGCGACGGCCTCGATTCTGGGCTGGTGGCTCACCTTCAACCAGATCCCGCAGGCCATCGCCGACTATTTCCTGTCCGTCTCGGACAATCCCAAAGTGATCATCGGCATGATCGTGTTGCTCTTGCTGTTCATCGGCCTGTTCATGGACATCAACGCCACCCTGATCATTCTGGCGCCTGTCCTTGCACCATTGACCATGGAAATCGGCATGAATCCGGTTCATGCGGGCATCATGATCATTCTGGCGCTCAACATTTCCCTGATGACGCCACCCGTCGGCGCCTGCCTCTTCGTGCTGGCATCGGTAACCAAAGAAAAAATAGAAAATATCACCAAATCCCTATGGCCCTTCCTCCTTGCCGAAGTCGCAATCCTGATGCTTGTCGCCTTCTGGGAGGACATGACGCTGTTCGTGCCAAGGCTGCTTGGGTTTTAA
- a CDS encoding TRAP transporter small permease — protein sequence MDIYARKALKWSQKLNWVVERFCVALLVVLVLDVWLGVMVRYVLPMNWTFTEELARYLMIWMALLAVSCGISRREHIGVLVIFERFPPTTRKWLAVAFDVIAFAFFAVIFFYGIGFVERGFGRYTMIAQIPKGYPFVGVPLAAACACCQLALVAVHDFFSSDGITAAERAEI from the coding sequence ATGGATATCTATGCCAGAAAGGCTCTCAAGTGGAGCCAGAAGCTCAACTGGGTCGTTGAGCGTTTCTGTGTCGCGCTTTTGGTTGTGCTTGTCCTTGATGTCTGGCTTGGCGTGATGGTGCGCTATGTCCTGCCCATGAACTGGACCTTCACTGAGGAGCTGGCCCGCTATCTGATGATCTGGATGGCCTTGCTGGCTGTCTCGTGCGGCATCTCCCGGCGTGAGCATATCGGCGTTCTGGTCATTTTCGAGCGCTTCCCGCCGACAACGCGCAAATGGCTCGCGGTTGCCTTCGATGTCATCGCCTTTGCCTTCTTTGCAGTGATCTTCTTCTACGGCATCGGCTTCGTCGAGCGCGGCTTCGGACGCTACACCATGATCGCCCAGATCCCCAAGGGCTATCCCTTCGTTGGCGTGCCGCTGGCCGCCGCCTGTGCCTGCTGCCAACTGGCGCTCGTCGCTGTCCATGACTTCTTCTCGAGCGACGGCATCACCGCCGCAGAACGTGCGGAGATCTGA
- a CDS encoding MurR/RpiR family transcriptional regulator, with the protein MPETRTKSIEVRIHEQYETLPDSERKLADVILDAPGELSAYTATELTSLAGVSKAAGTRLFRRLGFANFDEAKLLARETTHWGSPLYMDRKASGHLLSMSDYIEEEVFALKKSFMRLNPADIETVATRIVAAKRVFLMGFRNSHFLANYLRWQMLQFRGDVHLIPSGGETAGEYIGDLTEDDLLIVFALRRRTTRLESFMKAAKDRKTPILLIIDPTARGHPGLADWTFFAEVETSSTLDSSGAALSLARFIAIAAMQRSGKRGRAHLERIERQHEILGEFE; encoded by the coding sequence ATGCCCGAGACGCGGACCAAATCGATAGAAGTGCGAATTCATGAGCAATATGAAACACTTCCGGATTCAGAGAGAAAGTTGGCCGACGTCATTCTGGATGCTCCGGGCGAATTGAGTGCCTACACTGCGACAGAATTGACATCGCTCGCCGGGGTCTCAAAAGCCGCAGGAACCCGCCTGTTTCGCCGTTTGGGCTTTGCCAATTTCGATGAAGCAAAATTGTTGGCGCGCGAAACGACGCACTGGGGATCACCGCTCTATATGGACCGCAAGGCGAGCGGCCATCTGCTGTCCATGTCCGATTATATCGAGGAAGAGGTTTTTGCGCTGAAGAAGAGCTTCATGCGGCTCAATCCGGCGGATATCGAAACAGTGGCCACCCGCATTGTCGCGGCAAAACGGGTGTTTCTGATGGGGTTTCGCAACAGCCATTTTCTGGCCAATTACTTGCGCTGGCAGATGCTACAATTCCGCGGTGATGTGCACCTGATCCCATCGGGAGGCGAGACGGCGGGCGAATATATTGGCGACCTCACCGAGGATGATCTATTGATCGTCTTTGCCCTTCGCCGCAGGACGACACGGCTCGAAAGCTTCATGAAAGCGGCAAAAGATCGCAAGACGCCGATCCTGTTGATAATAGACCCAACGGCACGGGGGCATCCGGGGCTAGCCGATTGGACTTTCTTTGCCGAAGTGGAGACGAGTTCAACCCTTGACAGCTCCGGGGCTGCGCTCAGTCTGGCGCGCTTCATCGCCATTGCGGCCATGCAGCGGTCCGGCAAGCGTGGTCGGGCGCATCTGGAACGCATCGAACGCCAGCATGAGATACTGGGCGAATTCGAGTGA